Genomic window (Sulfurovum sp. NBC37-1):
AAATGAAACAAATAACTTTTGTACTGTTTTCTGTTCTCCTGTTCAGTACAGCAGGTTGGTCGAAAGACTATACGAAAAAACGTGAAGTCCGTGTCTTCATAGACCGGATGGTCAAACATTATCACTTCAACCGTAGCTATCTGAACAATCTTTTTTCCCATGTGAAGTTCCAGAGAAGGGCGCTTGCCATCTATGTACCGAAATACAGAAAGAAGTGGAAACCACCCAAAAGAAGAAAGAAGCAGGGCCCGTGGGACCGCTATGAAGAGATATTTTTAAAGCCTTCCAAGACCGATCTGGGTATAAAATATATGCACAAATACAGAAAAACCTTTCTGCGGGCCTATAAAAAATACGGAGTACAGCCCGAATATATTGCTGCGATCATCGGTATAGAGAGCCATTTTGGAAAAAATACGGGTAAATTCCCTGTGCTGGATACCCTGACGACACTGGCATTCGAAAAGAACAGACGGCAGAGGTTCTACCGTTACGAACTCAAAGAGTTCCTTCTGATGACACGCAGGGAAAAGGTCAACCCGCAAAATGTCAAAGGCTCTTTTGCCGGAGCGATAGGGCTTGGACAGTTTATGCCGAGTAACTACAGAACGTTCGTAGTAGATTTCAACAAAGATGGCAAAAAAAGAATGAACAGCCCTGAAGATGCCATAGGAAGTGTCGCCTACTACTTTAAAAGTCACGGGTGGCGAAGGGGGCAGCCGGTTGCCGTAAGGGTTTCTTACCCCGGAAAACGTTTTACAGGGAAAAGGACAGGGTACAAATACAAATATTCCCGTGCCTCACTTAAAAACATCTCTCCAAAATGGCAGTTTAACTACCACGGTAAAGTACACTTGATCAAGTTAAAACGTTACGGTTTTGACGAGCTTTGGTACGGTGCACACAACTTCTACGTGATCACACGCTACAACCATAGCGCCTATTATGCGATGGCGGTCTATCAGCTGGCGGAAAAATTAAAAAAGGGATACAAGAAGAAGTACGGAAGCTATCTCAGGTAAAAGGCCTGTGTAAATGGTGGATAAATCCACCCTACATAAAAACCGCGTAGGGTGCGTAATCACGCACCGAAAAATCAGGCCTTCTTCTCCTGTGCTCTCTTATTGCAGGCAGCCGCATCTTTACAGAAGAACCCTTTGCCTTTCTTGGCAGGTTTGAGCTCCTCTTCATTGGTATTGCCGCACTTTTTGCAGGCGATCTCCGCTTTGGCCTCTTCAAGTTTTGCTTCTGGCTTCATGGCCGGGAAGAGGATGACGTCACGGATGGAGTGGTTGTCGGTCAGCATCATTACCAGGCGGTCGATACCGATACCCTCTCCAGCAGTCGGTGTCATACCGTGTCCCAGAGCCCGGATGAAGTCGAGGTCCATATGCATGGTCTCTTCATCACCGGTCGCCTCTTTGGCGTCTGCCTGTGCCTTGAAACGTTCGAACTGGTCGATTGGGTCGTTGAGCTCGTTGAAGCCGTTGGCGATCTCCTTGCCTGCCATGAAAAGCTCGAAGCGTTCGGCGATCTCGGGATTGTCATCACTTCTTCTTGAAAGCGGTGAAATATCGATAGGGTAGTCCGTAATGAACGTCGGGTTGATCAGCTTGCCTTCGACGAACTCGTCGAAAAGTTCTGCTTGCAGATAGCCCAGTGTGAGATTAGGGTTGACCTCTACACCATGCTCTTTGAGGTAGGCGATCGCTTTCTCTCTGCCTGTGGCAACCTCTGCGGGTACCTCGCCGATGCTGGTCAGTGCTTCCACGAAGGGTACTTTGGCGAACGGTGTTGAACAGTCAATCTCATACTCGCCGTAGGTGATGGTTTTGTCCATCTGCAGCTGGGCAAAGATATATTCGAAGAGCTCCTCCGTCAGCCTCATCAGGTCAAGATAGTTGTGATAAGCCCAGTAGAACTCGATGGAGGTGAATTCGGGATTGTGTGTCTGGTCCATCCCCTCGTTACGGAAGTTACGGTTGATCTCGAAGACCGCTTCCATACCGCCGACCGTCAGACGCTTGAGGTAAAGCTCCGGCGCGATTCTAAGATATCTGTCCACGCCCAGTGCATTGTGATGGGTCACGAACGGCTTTGCATTCGCGCCGCCGGGGATGGGGTGCATCATCGGTGTTTCGACTTCGAGGAAGCTGTGGTCCTCAAAGAAGCGTCTGATGAGTGAAACGATCTTGGAGCGCATGATGAAGGTCTCTTTGACCTCCGGGTTCATGATCATGTCGAGGTAACGCTGTCGGTAGCGGATCTCATGGTCGGTCAGGCCGTGGAACTTTTCCGGAAGCGGCATGATCGCTTTGGAAACGATCTTGAGGTCCTTGCAGTGCAGGGTAAGTTCGCCTGTCTGTGTCACGAAAGGGTAGCCGGTCGCTTCAATAATATCGCCCACTTCGAAAAGTTTCTTCGCTACAGTGTTGTAGTAGCCTTCGGGAAGGTCGTCACGGTTGTAATAGATCTGTACAAGGCCGTCAGTGTCTTCTATCTTGGCAAAAGCGGCTTTTCCCATGATACGTATGAACTTGATCCGTCCTGTCAGGGTAACGGTCTGCCCCTCATCTTTTTTCTCATCTGTCGTCTGCTCTTTTACGTAGGCATAGTGCTCAAAGAAGTCCGAAGAGGGCATACCTTTTGTAATGTTCGCCGGATAGGGATTCATCCCCTCTTCTCTCAGTTTTTCAGTTTTTTTGATTCGTTCCTGAATATATTGATTATCAAATATCAAGGTTTCTCCTGTGTTGATGTTCTTGTATTATGTTATGGCTTGCAGGGAAGTGAAGACTTTAGTCTCACATACAAGATACAGCTCTATTATAATGAGTTACTGTATTTTTGGTGAGGCTGAAACACCCACTTCCGGACTTCTTTTCTTATTGCTTTTTTTGGCACTTTTCGCAAAGACCGATGATCTTCATGGTATGATCGGTCATTTTAAAGTGATATTTCTCAGCGATCTTCTCCTGCTGTCTTTCTATGGTATCATCGAAGAACTCGATGATCTTTCCACAGGAGGTACAGATGAGATGGTCATGATGTTTTTTAAGGCCCAACTCATATTTTTTCCCCTGTGTCCCAAAAGAGATGGAACTGGCTATCCCCTCATTTTCAAGCAGTGTCAAAGTTCTGTAGACGGTCGCGATCCCAATGTTGACATCGGGATACTCTTTTTTGATGAGCATATAGATATCTTCCGGAGTGAAGTGACCTTCATTCTCATAAAGGAACTTCAGTATCAGTTCTCTCTGTTTGGTGAACTTCAGTGAGTTGTTTTTCAAAAGCCCCTTGAATTTATCCAGAAGAAGCGGGTAGGTGATCATGATTGTATCCCTTTAATGTGCTGCTGTAGAAGCATTGCTTTCTGTCGAACCATTGTTTTCTTTGCTTTCTTTGAGATTCGCAACCTCTTTGAACATTTCAGTCTTGGATGCATCTCCCAGCCCCAGAGAGGCAGGATTAAGATGAATGATCTTTGACCCCACTTCTATAAGATGGGGATAGAGAACGGAATTATTAACATATTTCCCTAGATTTTCTTTGACCAGTGTGACATTGGAGAGTGCTGTCACAATCAGTGCAAAGATGATGAAATATTTCCCGCCGCCTGCAATAAAACCGAAAAGCCGGTTGATGAAACCGAGCCCGCTGGCACTGGTCAGTTTGGAGAGGATGGAACCTAGCAGCGTTGCACTCAGCCAGACAATGATAAGTATAGCGAGAAATCCGAGAAGTTTGAGCAGGGTAGGGTTCTGCATCTGTAGAAAATTGTTACTAATGAAAGCGGCTGACGTATCGGCAAAGCGTGATCCGAAGTAGACTCCTGCCACCAATCCCGCAAGGCCAAAGATCTCTTTGATGAAACCGTTCATAAAACCTTTGATACCCAAGAGGAGGACGATTGCACTGATGGTCACATCAAAATAGTTGAAATCAACCATTGTAAAATTTTCCATTATTTTGTATTCCTATTTATCATTAGAATTTTTGTATTGTACCCTGTCAAACTGTTAGAGGGCTTTAGTAAGCTCTTCGGGTTTGTTGGCGAACTGTATCGCTGTCTCACGACTGATCTTTCCGTCCCTGATAAACTTGAGAAGTGCCTGGCTCTGGGTCTGCATGCCTGTACCTTCCTGCCCGAGCTGCATCTGCGAATAGATCTGGTGTACTTTGTCTTCACGGATCAGGTTGGAGATCGCATGGTTTGTCACAAGAATTTCATGTGAAGCAACACGCCCTCCACCGAGTTTGGGTAGAAGCGACTGCGCAATGACGGCAACGAGCGAGGTGGAGATCATAGCTCTGATTTGTGGCTGTTCATCACCGGTGAAAACATCGATGATACGGTTGATGGTCCCGGGTGCAGAAGAAGTGTGTAGGGTACCGAATACAAGGTGTCCTGTCTCTGCCGCAGTCAGTGCCGCTTCAATCGTCTCTTTGTCCCTCATTTCCCCGATCAGGATGATATCGGGATCCTGACGCATAGCAAACTTGAGGGCTGCGGAAAAACTTTTGGTATCTTCTCCAACCCCTCTGTGGGAGAAGACACACTTTTTGTTTGTGTGAATGAATTCCACAGGATCTTCCACTGTTATGATGTGTTTCTGCTCATAAAGGTTGATCTCATTCAGGAGAGCAGCCAATGTGGTCGACTTACCTGAACCTGTAGGCCCGGTCACGAGGATGAGTCCTTTTTCCCGCTTGATCAGCTTTTTAAAGATCGATGGTGCTCCAAGATCGTCGAGAGAAGGGATCTCAATGGGAATAACCCTGAAAGCAGCTGCGACATTGCCCAGTGTACGATAGTAGTTCGCTCTGAAACGGCCGATCCCCGGTAGATAAAGGGCGAAATCAAGTTCATCATACTCTTCAAAATGCTGTTTTTGTTTTTCTGTGATCATTGAATAACACATCTCTTCAATATCTTCGCCGGTCAGCTTTGGAAGGTTAACAGGTTTGAGTGCGCCGTCAAGCCTTATCTGCGGTTCCGCATCTGAGACCAGGTGGAGGTCTGAAGCACCGTGTTTTACAACACTTTGTAAGAGTTTTTTGATATCGAAATCGGCCATGAAAATCCTTCTTAATTCTTTAGATTAGTAAATTTTGATACTGTAACTCATTATATCCAATTATCACATTCTTTTCAAATGATATAACAGGCCTTTTGATCAGCATATTTTCTTTGGCCAGCCATTGGCGTTTCTCATCGTCGGAAAGGTTTTGGTCTTTCAGTTTGAGGGTTCTGTATGTCGTGCCTCTGGTGTTGAAGAGTGTGTTGATATCACTTTCCTTCAGCCAGGTATCGATAGTTCCCTGTGTAACGGATGTTTCGCGAAAATCGATGAATTCATAAGAGATCCCATGCGCTTTGAGGAATTTCACTGCCTTGCGGACACTGTCACAATTCTTGATACCGTATACTTTGATCATGGGCTTTATTCGATAATCGCAGGTACAATGAAAAAGTCATCTTTGCTTTCAGGTGCACGGGAGAGAATGTCCCTGGCAATGTTATTCTCTGTTCTTGGGATGTCCTCTCTCAAGGGTGTTCCTCCCTTCAGTGTCGAAAAGGCTGCATCGAGATGATCCGTATTGAGTTCGTTGAGATTATCGATGTAGCCGAGTATTTCACTCAGCTGACCCATCACTTCCTCTTTTTTTGAATCATCGATACGAAGATGGGAGAGTTTTTCGAGTTTTTCCAAAACAGTGTTGTCTATCTGCACAGTTTCCCTTTTTATCTTTATATTATAACTGTATCATTATATATTAATTTGGTTTAAGATATAACTATAATTATAAGTATAGCAAGTATAAAGGATTGAAATATGATGCAGCAACTGGATATGAGTTCCCCCGAGTTTTTGGCAGAACTGGAAAAAACAAAAAAGTTCACAGATAAGGTATGCAAGCAGTTCGGATGGGAATACCATCCGATGCATGATGTCAATGAAGGTGTACAGCTCGGTCTGGCCAGACATAAAATGCTTTACGGAAAAAGATTCTGTCCCTGCTACATGGTAGAGCCTGATCAGTCCAAACCTGGAAAATTCAAAAGTTCGGATGACCGTATCTGTCCCTGTCCCCAGGCGATCAACGATGAGGTCCCCAATGAGGGGAAATGCCACTGCGGTATCTTCTGTACGCCTGAATATGTGGCTGAGAACAGTTAGTGCAGGAAGTAACGTTAAATAAGATAGGGTACAATACGCGATCATTTTAACATCAGGAGTGAAAAAAATCCTGAGACTACGGAGAGTATTATGCAAGAACTTCTTGAAAAAAACCATGTCAGTTCCTCGGAACTTGAAACCCTGTTGAAAGCCAGAGAAGAAGGAAAAGTAGATTTTTTGCTTATCGATGTACGGGAAGATATGGAGTACAACATGGGCCACATCAAAGGTGTGGATATGTTAAGGCCAACGTCCACGTTCCAGCAGTGGGCCCAGGAAATTTTTGATTCATACAAAGATAAAACTATTATATTTACCTGTCGGACAGATAACCGAAGCGGGCAGGTGCAGCATGTCTTCGCACAGAACGGCCACAGTAAAATATTGAACCACATCGGCGGGATCGTATCGTATCGCGGTGAAATAGAAAAATAAAAAGAGCAAAAATGAATGTCGTCGACCTTTTAATGAAGCTGTTGAGCTTCAAATCCGTTACACCCGATGATGCAGGTTCCCTGGCATTCATAGAATCTTATCTTAAAGGGTACGAAGCAACATATGTGAACAAAGAGGGAGTAAAGAATCTCTTTTTGACCAAAAAATTCTCCGAGGGACCCCATCTCTGCTTTGCCGGTCATGTCGATGTCGTTCCTGCCGGTGACGGTTGGCATACCAATCCCTTCGTTCCCGTGATCAAAGAGGGAAAGATCTATGCCCGCGGTACACAGGATATGAAGAGCGGTGTGGCTGCTTTTGTGCAGGCGGTCAAAGAGTGTGAAGACTTTTCGGGCAGGCTCTCCATTCTGCTTACTTCAGATGAAGAAGGCGATGCCACCTACGGCACCCAGATCATGCTTCAGCACCTTAAAGAGATTGACCTGCTCCCTGATG
Coding sequences:
- the mltB gene encoding lytic murein transglycosylase B → MKQITFVLFSVLLFSTAGWSKDYTKKREVRVFIDRMVKHYHFNRSYLNNLFSHVKFQRRALAIYVPKYRKKWKPPKRRKKQGPWDRYEEIFLKPSKTDLGIKYMHKYRKTFLRAYKKYGVQPEYIAAIIGIESHFGKNTGKFPVLDTLTTLAFEKNRRQRFYRYELKEFLLMTRREKVNPQNVKGSFAGAIGLGQFMPSNYRTFVVDFNKDGKKRMNSPEDAIGSVAYYFKSHGWRRGQPVAVRVSYPGKRFTGKRTGYKYKYSRASLKNISPKWQFNYHGKVHLIKLKRYGFDELWYGAHNFYVITRYNHSAYYAMAVYQLAEKLKKGYKKKYGSYLR
- a CDS encoding type IV pilus twitching motility protein PilT — encoded protein: MADFDIKKLLQSVVKHGASDLHLVSDAEPQIRLDGALKPVNLPKLTGEDIEEMCYSMITEKQKQHFEEYDELDFALYLPGIGRFRANYYRTLGNVAAAFRVIPIEIPSLDDLGAPSIFKKLIKREKGLILVTGPTGSGKSTTLAALLNEINLYEQKHIITVEDPVEFIHTNKKCVFSHRGVGEDTKSFSAALKFAMRQDPDIILIGEMRDKETIEAALTAAETGHLVFGTLHTSSAPGTINRIIDVFTGDEQPQIRAMISTSLVAVIAQSLLPKLGGGRVASHEILVTNHAISNLIREDKVHQIYSQMQLGQEGTGMQTQSQALLKFIRDGKISRETAIQFANKPEELTKAL
- the gatC gene encoding Asp-tRNA(Asn)/Glu-tRNA(Gln) amidotransferase subunit GatC, encoding MQIDNTVLEKLEKLSHLRIDDSKKEEVMGQLSEILGYIDNLNELNTDHLDAAFSTLKGGTPLREDIPRTENNIARDILSRAPESKDDFFIVPAIIE
- a CDS encoding ferredoxin-thioredoxin reductase catalytic domain-containing protein: MMQQLDMSSPEFLAELEKTKKFTDKVCKQFGWEYHPMHDVNEGVQLGLARHKMLYGKRFCPCYMVEPDQSKPGKFKSSDDRICPCPQAINDEVPNEGKCHCGIFCTPEYVAENS
- a CDS encoding arsenate reductase family protein; the encoded protein is MIKVYGIKNCDSVRKAVKFLKAHGISYEFIDFRETSVTQGTIDTWLKESDINTLFNTRGTTYRTLKLKDQNLSDDEKRQWLAKENMLIKRPVISFEKNVIIGYNELQYQNLLI
- a CDS encoding Fur family transcriptional regulator; protein product: MITYPLLLDKFKGLLKNNSLKFTKQRELILKFLYENEGHFTPEDIYMLIKKEYPDVNIGIATVYRTLTLLENEGIASSISFGTQGKKYELGLKKHHDHLICTSCGKIIEFFDDTIERQQEKIAEKYHFKMTDHTMKIIGLCEKCQKKQ
- a CDS encoding rhodanese-like domain-containing protein — encoded protein: MQELLEKNHVSSSELETLLKAREEGKVDFLLIDVREDMEYNMGHIKGVDMLRPTSTFQQWAQEIFDSYKDKTIIFTCRTDNRSGQVQHVFAQNGHSKILNHIGGIVSYRGEIEK
- the lysS gene encoding lysine--tRNA ligase, whose protein sequence is MIFDNQYIQERIKKTEKLREEGMNPYPANITKGMPSSDFFEHYAYVKEQTTDEKKDEGQTVTLTGRIKFIRIMGKAAFAKIEDTDGLVQIYYNRDDLPEGYYNTVAKKLFEVGDIIEATGYPFVTQTGELTLHCKDLKIVSKAIMPLPEKFHGLTDHEIRYRQRYLDMIMNPEVKETFIMRSKIVSLIRRFFEDHSFLEVETPMMHPIPGGANAKPFVTHHNALGVDRYLRIAPELYLKRLTVGGMEAVFEINRNFRNEGMDQTHNPEFTSIEFYWAYHNYLDLMRLTEELFEYIFAQLQMDKTITYGEYEIDCSTPFAKVPFVEALTSIGEVPAEVATGREKAIAYLKEHGVEVNPNLTLGYLQAELFDEFVEGKLINPTFITDYPIDISPLSRRSDDNPEIAERFELFMAGKEIANGFNELNDPIDQFERFKAQADAKEATGDEETMHMDLDFIRALGHGMTPTAGEGIGIDRLVMMLTDNHSIRDVILFPAMKPEAKLEEAKAEIACKKCGNTNEEELKPAKKGKGFFCKDAAACNKRAQEKKA
- a CDS encoding CvpA family protein; the encoded protein is MENFTMVDFNYFDVTISAIVLLLGIKGFMNGFIKEIFGLAGLVAGVYFGSRFADTSAAFISNNFLQMQNPTLLKLLGFLAILIIVWLSATLLGSILSKLTSASGLGFINRLFGFIAGGGKYFIIFALIVTALSNVTLVKENLGKYVNNSVLYPHLIEVGSKIIHLNPASLGLGDASKTEMFKEVANLKESKENNGSTESNASTAAH